The following proteins are co-located in the Pyricularia oryzae 70-15 chromosome 1, whole genome shotgun sequence genome:
- a CDS encoding heat shock protein 30 gives MSFFRNSIYDDSDVSFAPVFRFIDAFDNFQRAAGTNNGEKDVAAKPKAGANNDTTATTPAASRPLLRRPVAASFNPRFDVMETKDAYELHGDIPGARREDVTIEFTEPQTIVIRGRVERSWSSDDNEAKDAEKNTNDNKKEKHESHQAYVSDEEDEEARENGRQVTKASDAKKGVSKKPEHQQPTNRYWVQERSIGEFSRTFTFPVRVDEGNVKASLNHGVLKVTVPKQEKPANRRIDIL, from the coding sequence ATGTCTTTCTTCAGGAATTCCATCTACGACGACAGCGACGTCAGCTTCGCTCCCGTCTTCCGTTTCATCGATGCCTTTGACAACTTCCAGCGCGCCGCAGGAACCAACAACGGCGAAAAGGATGTCGCCGCCAAGCCCAAGGCTGGTGCTAACAACgacaccaccgccaccactcCCGCCGCCAGCCGTCCGCTTCTCCGCCGGCCCGTCGCCGCGTCCTTCAACCCCCGGTTCGACGTGATGGAGACCAAGGACGCCTACGAGCTGCATGGCGACATCCCCGGCGCCAGGCGCGAGGACGTCACCATCGAGTTCACTGAGCCGCAGACCATTGTCATCCGCGGCCGCGTCGAGCGCTCGTGGTCGTCTGATGACAACGAGGCAAAGGACGCTGAGAAGAACACCAACGACAATAAGAAGGAGAAGCACGAAAGCCACCAGGCCTACGTCTctgacgaggaggatgaagaggCCCGCGAGAATGGCAGGCAAGTCACCAAGGCCTCGGACGCCAAGAAGGGTGTCTCCAAGAAGCCCGAGCACCAGCAGCCGACCAACAGGTACTGGGTCCAGGAGCGCAGCATCGGCGAGTTCAGCAGGACCTTTACCTTCCCCGTCAGGGTCGACGAGGGCAACGTCAAGGCCTCGCTGAACCATGGCGTTCTCAAGGTCACCGTGCCAAAGCAGGAGAAACCTGCCAACCGCCGCATCGACATTCTTTGA